AGCACCCGGAAACGCCGGAAGCAGCGCCGGGTGAGTGTTGACGACGCGGCCCAGGAATCGTGAAAGAAATTCCGGCCCAAGTATTTTCATGAACCCGGCCGACACGATCAGGTCGGGGCGGTGCGCTTCGGTGGCATCGGCGATCGCGGTGTCCCAGTCGGCGCGGCTCGGGTGGTCCTTCAGACGCACGCAGAACGTGGGGATGGACGCGGCCTGCGCTATCTCGACGGCGCGGCAGTCCCGGTCCACCCCGACCGCGGCGACCCGCGCGGGATAGTCGCCGACGGCCGCGCTCAGCAGCGACTGCAGCAGCGATCCGGTTCCCGAGGCCAGGACGACGAGTCGTGCCGGCGCACTCGGCGGGATGTGGATCGGATGCTGCACGGCGATGAGCCTAACGGCACGTGCGAAGGTTCAACGCTCGGGCGGCCCGGTCTCGATGTCGTCGTCGACGACCATCAGGTCCTCGACGTCCTCCAGATCGGGTGCCGGCCGTACCGGCTGCGGCGGCGGGGCCGGGTCCGGCTCGGGTTC
This is a stretch of genomic DNA from Mycobacterium sp. ELW1. It encodes these proteins:
- the purN gene encoding phosphoribosylglycinamide formyltransferase, producing the protein MQHPIHIPPSAPARLVVLASGTGSLLQSLLSAAVGDYPARVAAVGVDRDCRAVEIAQAASIPTFCVRLKDHPSRADWDTAIADATEAHRPDLIVSAGFMKILGPEFLSRFLGRVVNTHPALLPAFPGAHAVPDALAYGVKVTGCTVHLVDAGVDTGPILAQEPIEILDDDDEDTLHERIKVTERRLLVDVLAALAQRGVTWSGRKATIG